The following proteins are co-located in the Pan troglodytes isolate AG18354 chromosome 5, NHGRI_mPanTro3-v2.0_pri, whole genome shotgun sequence genome:
- the RAET1E gene encoding retinoic acid early transcript 1E isoform X3 translates to MRRISLTSRPVRLLLLLLLLLIALEIMVGGHSLCFNFTIKLLSRPGQPWCEAQVFLNKNIFLQYNSDNNMVKPLGLLGKKVNATSTWGELTQMLGEVGRDLRMLLLDIKPQIKTSGPSTLQVEMFCQREAERCTGASWQFAINGEKSLLFDAMNMTWTVINHEASKIKETWKKDRGLEKYFRKLSKGDCDHWLREFLGHWEAMPEPTGRRST, encoded by the exons ATGCGAAGAATATCCCTGACTTCTCGCCCTGTGCGCCTTCTTTTGCTTCTACTGTTGCTACTAATAGCCTTGGAGATCATGGTTG GTGGTCACTCTCTTTGCTTCAACTTCACTATTAAATTATTGTCCAGACCTGGACAGCCCTGGTGTGAAGCGCAGGTCttcttgaataaaaatattttccttcagtaCAACAGTGACAACAACATGGTCAAACCTCTGGGCCTCCTGGGGAAGAAGGTAAATGCCACCAGCACTTGGGGAGAATTGACCCAAATGCTGGGAGAAGTGGGGCGAGACCTCAGGATGCTCCTTCTTGACATCAAACCCCAGATAAAGACCAGTG GTCCTTCCACTCTGCAAGTCGAGATGTTTTGTCAACGTGAAGCAGAACGATGCACTGGTGCATCCTGGCAGTTCGCCATCAATGGAGAGAAATCCCTCCTCTTTGACGCAATGAACATGACCTGGACAGTAATTAATCATGAAGCCAGTAAGATCAAGGAGACATGGAAGAAAGACAGAGGGCTGGAAAAGTATTTCAGGAAGCTCTCAAAGGGAGACTGCGATCACTGGCTCAGGGAATTCTTAGGGCACTGGGAGGCAATGCCAGAACCGACAG GCAGAAGATCCACCTAG
- the RAET1E gene encoding retinoic acid early transcript 1E isoform X2 produces MRRISLTSRPVRLLLLLLLLLIALEIMVGGHSLCFNFTIKLLSRPGQPWCEAQVFLNKNIFLQYNSDNNMVKPLGLLGKKVNATSTWGELTQMLGEVGRDLRMLLLDIKPQIKTSGPSTLQVEMFCQREAERCTGASWQFAINGEKSLLFDAMNMTWTVINHEASKIKETWKKDRGLEKYFRKLSKGDCDHWLREFLGHWEAMPEPTVSPVNASDIHWSSSSLPDRWIILGAFILLVLMGIVLICVWWQNGRRST; encoded by the exons ATGCGAAGAATATCCCTGACTTCTCGCCCTGTGCGCCTTCTTTTGCTTCTACTGTTGCTACTAATAGCCTTGGAGATCATGGTTG GTGGTCACTCTCTTTGCTTCAACTTCACTATTAAATTATTGTCCAGACCTGGACAGCCCTGGTGTGAAGCGCAGGTCttcttgaataaaaatattttccttcagtaCAACAGTGACAACAACATGGTCAAACCTCTGGGCCTCCTGGGGAAGAAGGTAAATGCCACCAGCACTTGGGGAGAATTGACCCAAATGCTGGGAGAAGTGGGGCGAGACCTCAGGATGCTCCTTCTTGACATCAAACCCCAGATAAAGACCAGTG GTCCTTCCACTCTGCAAGTCGAGATGTTTTGTCAACGTGAAGCAGAACGATGCACTGGTGCATCCTGGCAGTTCGCCATCAATGGAGAGAAATCCCTCCTCTTTGACGCAATGAACATGACCTGGACAGTAATTAATCATGAAGCCAGTAAGATCAAGGAGACATGGAAGAAAGACAGAGGGCTGGAAAAGTATTTCAGGAAGCTCTCAAAGGGAGACTGCGATCACTGGCTCAGGGAATTCTTAGGGCACTGGGAGGCAATGCCAGAACCGACAG tgtcacCAGTAAATGCTTCAGATATCCACTGGTCTTCTTCTAGTCTACCAGATAGATGGATCATCCTGGGGGCATTCATCCTGTTAGTTTTAATGGGAATTGTTCTCATCTGTGTCTGGTGGCAAAATG GCAGAAGATCCACCTAG
- the RAET1E gene encoding retinoic acid early transcript 1E isoform X1: MRRISLTSRPVRLLLLLLLLLIALEIMVGGHSLCFNFTIKLLSRPGQPWCEAQVFLNKNIFLQYNSDNNMVKPLGLLGKKVNATSTWGELTQMLGEVGRDLRMLLLDIKPQIKTSGPSTLQVEMFCQREAERCTGASWQFAINGEKSLLFDAMNMTWTVINHEASKIKETWKKDRGLEKYFRKLSKGDCDHWLREFLGHWEAMPEPTVSPVNASDIHWSSSSLPDRWIILGAFILLVLMGIVLICVWWQNGEWQAGLWPLRTS, encoded by the exons ATGCGAAGAATATCCCTGACTTCTCGCCCTGTGCGCCTTCTTTTGCTTCTACTGTTGCTACTAATAGCCTTGGAGATCATGGTTG GTGGTCACTCTCTTTGCTTCAACTTCACTATTAAATTATTGTCCAGACCTGGACAGCCCTGGTGTGAAGCGCAGGTCttcttgaataaaaatattttccttcagtaCAACAGTGACAACAACATGGTCAAACCTCTGGGCCTCCTGGGGAAGAAGGTAAATGCCACCAGCACTTGGGGAGAATTGACCCAAATGCTGGGAGAAGTGGGGCGAGACCTCAGGATGCTCCTTCTTGACATCAAACCCCAGATAAAGACCAGTG GTCCTTCCACTCTGCAAGTCGAGATGTTTTGTCAACGTGAAGCAGAACGATGCACTGGTGCATCCTGGCAGTTCGCCATCAATGGAGAGAAATCCCTCCTCTTTGACGCAATGAACATGACCTGGACAGTAATTAATCATGAAGCCAGTAAGATCAAGGAGACATGGAAGAAAGACAGAGGGCTGGAAAAGTATTTCAGGAAGCTCTCAAAGGGAGACTGCGATCACTGGCTCAGGGAATTCTTAGGGCACTGGGAGGCAATGCCAGAACCGACAG tgtcacCAGTAAATGCTTCAGATATCCACTGGTCTTCTTCTAGTCTACCAGATAGATGGATCATCCTGGGGGCATTCATCCTGTTAGTTTTAATGGGAATTGTTCTCATCTGTGTCTGGTGGCAAAATGGTGAGTGGCAGGCTGGTCTCTGGCCCTTGAGGACGTCTTAG